The Saccopteryx leptura isolate mSacLep1 chromosome 2, mSacLep1_pri_phased_curated, whole genome shotgun sequence genome has a window encoding:
- the MKS1 gene encoding tectonic-like complex member MKS1 isoform X2, producing MAEAVWNTDTGEAVYRSRDPVRNLRLRVHLQRITSRNFFHNQPAAQRGKDLIDLATFRPHPTSSGCMVVTCTLRCQRRAYGGGHRPDEDEEEEVLIGWQEKLFSQFEVDLYQNEAACQSPLDHQYHQDILKLEESGRRKNRRIFTYTDSDRYTNLEEHCQKMTTATKELPSFLVERMANVRRRRQDRRGTEGGILKSRIVTWEPSEEFIRNNHVINTPLQTMYIMADLGPYGKLGYKNYEHVLCTLKVDSNGVITVKPDFTGLKGPYRIESEGEKQELWRYTIDNVSSLAQPEEEAREQRVFKDLYGRHKEYLSSLVGTDFEMTVPGYLRLFVNGEVVSAQGYEYDNIYVHFFLELPTTKWSGPASQQLSGVTQTCATRSLGTDKVAYFSYPFTFEASFLHEDESAEALPEWPVLYCEVLSLDYWQRYRVEGYGAVVLPATPGSHTLTVPTWRPREPGTVAELRRFFIGGSLELEDLSYVRIPGTFKVMFVSGDTPCWALALPSAL from the exons ATGGCGGAGGCCGTCTGGAACACTGACACCGGGGAGGCTGTGTATCGTTCCCGAGACCCCGTGCGCAACTTGCGCCTCCG AGTCCACCTGCAACGAATTACATCAAGGAACTTCTTCCATAACCAGCCTGCTGCCCAGCGCGGGAAGGACCTCATAGACTTGGCCACATTCAGGCCTCACCCAACCTCTAGTGGGTGTATGGTGGTGACCTGCACCCTTAGGTGTCAGCGCAGGGCCTACGGTG GTGGACACCGCCCAGATgaagatgaagaggaggaggtCTTGATTGGGTGGCAGGAGAAGCTCTtcagccag TTTGAAGTAGATCTGTACCAGAATGAAGCCGCCTGTCAGAGCCCATTGGATCATCAGTACCATCAAGACATCCTGAAGCTGGAGGAGTCGGGTAGAAGGAAGAACCGACGGATCTTTACCTACACCGACTCGGACAGATACACCAATTTGGAGGAG CACTGTCAGAAAATGACCACTGCGACCAAGGAGCTGCCATCGTTCTTGGTCGAGCGAATGGCGAATGTCAGGCGGCGACGGCAGGACAGGCGGGGGAC GGAGGGTGGCATCCTCAAGTCACGAATTGTCACCTGGGAACCGTCAGAAGAGTTCATCAGGAACAACCATGTCATCAACACCCCTCTTCAGACGATGTACATCATGGCAGACCTGGGGCCCTATGGGAA GCTTGGCTATAAGAATTATGAACATGTCCTCTGTACCCTGAAGGTGGACAGCAATGGTGTGATCACAGTGAAGCCGGATTTCACTGGCCTCAAAGGACCCTACCg AATCGAGAgcgagggggagaagcaggagctGTGGAGGTACACCATCGACAACGTGTCCTCCCTTGCGCAGCCGGAGGAGGAGGCGCGGGAACAGCGCGTGTTCAAGGAC CTCTATGGCCGGCACAAGGAGTACCTCAGCAGTCTTGTGGGCACCGACTTTGAGATG aCTGTCCCGGGTTACCTCCGGCTCTTTGTAAACGGAGAGGTAG TTTCAGCCCAAGGCTATGAGTATGACAATATCTACGTCCACTTCTTTTTGGAGTTACCAACTACTA AGTGGTCGGGCCCAGCGTCGCAGCAGCTGTCGGGAGTGACACAGACCTGTGCCACCCGGTCCCTGGGAACG GACAAAGTGGCCTACTTCTCCTATCCATTCACGTTTGAGGCCTCCTTCCTCCACGAGGATGAGTCAGCTG AGGCTCTCCCGGAGTGGCCTGTGCTCTACTGTGAGGTCCTGTCCCTGGACTACTGGCAGCGGTACCGCGTGGAAGGCTACGGGGCTGTGGTGCTGCCTGCCACCCCAG GCTCACACACCCTGACGGTGCCCACCTGGAGACCCAGGGAGCCTGGCACGGTGGCTGAGCTGAGGCGGTTTTTCATCGGAGGGTCTCTGGAGCTGGAGGACCTCTCGTACGTGCGCATTCCGGGAACCTTCAAGGTGATGTTTGTCTCTGGGGACACTCCGTGCTGGGCCCTTGCACTCCCATCTGCTCTGTAG
- the MKS1 gene encoding tectonic-like complex member MKS1 isoform X1, producing the protein MAEAVWNTDTGEAVYRSRDPVRNLRLRVHLQRITSRNFFHNQPAAQRGKDLIDLATFRPHPTSSGCMVVTCTLRCQRRAYGGGHRPDEDEEEEVLIGWQEKLFSQFEVDLYQNEAACQSPLDHQYHQDILKLEESGRRKNRRIFTYTDSDRYTNLEEHCQKMTTATKELPSFLVERMANVRRRRQDRRGTEGGILKSRIVTWEPSEEFIRNNHVINTPLQTMYIMADLGPYGKLGYKNYEHVLCTLKVDSNGVITVKPDFTGLKGPYRIESEGEKQELWRYTIDNVSSLAQPEEEAREQRVFKDLYGRHKEYLSSLVGTDFEMTVPGYLRLFVNGEVVSAQGYEYDNIYVHFFLELPTTKWSGPASQQLSGVTQTCATRSLGTDKVAYFSYPFTFEASFLHEDESAEALPEWPVLYCEVLSLDYWQRYRVEGYGAVVLPATPGSHTLTVPTWRPREPGTVAELRRFFIGGSLELEDLSYVRIPGTFKGERLSRLGLRTETTGSVTFRLHCLQQSRAFMESSSLRKRMRSVLDRLDGFSQQSSIHNVLEAFHRARRRMQEARESLPEDLVSPLGAMVS; encoded by the exons ATGGCGGAGGCCGTCTGGAACACTGACACCGGGGAGGCTGTGTATCGTTCCCGAGACCCCGTGCGCAACTTGCGCCTCCG AGTCCACCTGCAACGAATTACATCAAGGAACTTCTTCCATAACCAGCCTGCTGCCCAGCGCGGGAAGGACCTCATAGACTTGGCCACATTCAGGCCTCACCCAACCTCTAGTGGGTGTATGGTGGTGACCTGCACCCTTAGGTGTCAGCGCAGGGCCTACGGTG GTGGACACCGCCCAGATgaagatgaagaggaggaggtCTTGATTGGGTGGCAGGAGAAGCTCTtcagccag TTTGAAGTAGATCTGTACCAGAATGAAGCCGCCTGTCAGAGCCCATTGGATCATCAGTACCATCAAGACATCCTGAAGCTGGAGGAGTCGGGTAGAAGGAAGAACCGACGGATCTTTACCTACACCGACTCGGACAGATACACCAATTTGGAGGAG CACTGTCAGAAAATGACCACTGCGACCAAGGAGCTGCCATCGTTCTTGGTCGAGCGAATGGCGAATGTCAGGCGGCGACGGCAGGACAGGCGGGGGAC GGAGGGTGGCATCCTCAAGTCACGAATTGTCACCTGGGAACCGTCAGAAGAGTTCATCAGGAACAACCATGTCATCAACACCCCTCTTCAGACGATGTACATCATGGCAGACCTGGGGCCCTATGGGAA GCTTGGCTATAAGAATTATGAACATGTCCTCTGTACCCTGAAGGTGGACAGCAATGGTGTGATCACAGTGAAGCCGGATTTCACTGGCCTCAAAGGACCCTACCg AATCGAGAgcgagggggagaagcaggagctGTGGAGGTACACCATCGACAACGTGTCCTCCCTTGCGCAGCCGGAGGAGGAGGCGCGGGAACAGCGCGTGTTCAAGGAC CTCTATGGCCGGCACAAGGAGTACCTCAGCAGTCTTGTGGGCACCGACTTTGAGATG aCTGTCCCGGGTTACCTCCGGCTCTTTGTAAACGGAGAGGTAG TTTCAGCCCAAGGCTATGAGTATGACAATATCTACGTCCACTTCTTTTTGGAGTTACCAACTACTA AGTGGTCGGGCCCAGCGTCGCAGCAGCTGTCGGGAGTGACACAGACCTGTGCCACCCGGTCCCTGGGAACG GACAAAGTGGCCTACTTCTCCTATCCATTCACGTTTGAGGCCTCCTTCCTCCACGAGGATGAGTCAGCTG AGGCTCTCCCGGAGTGGCCTGTGCTCTACTGTGAGGTCCTGTCCCTGGACTACTGGCAGCGGTACCGCGTGGAAGGCTACGGGGCTGTGGTGCTGCCTGCCACCCCAG GCTCACACACCCTGACGGTGCCCACCTGGAGACCCAGGGAGCCTGGCACGGTGGCTGAGCTGAGGCGGTTTTTCATCGGAGGGTCTCTGGAGCTGGAGGACCTCTCGTACGTGCGCATTCCGGGAACCTTCAAG GGGGAGCGCCTGAGCCGCCTCGGGCTCCGCACGGAGACCACGGGGAGCGTCACCTTCCGCTTGCACTGTCTGCAGCAGTCCCG GGCCTTCATGGAGTCGAGTTCTCTCCGGAAGAGGATGCGGAGTGTGTTGGACCGTCTGGACGGATTTAGCCAGCAGAGTTCCATTCACAACGTGCTGG AGGCCTTCCATCGCGCCCGGCGCCGCATGCAGGAGGCCCGGGAAAGCCTTCCCGAGGACCTGGTGAGCCCCTTGGGAGCCATGGTCTCCTAG
- the MKS1 gene encoding tectonic-like complex member MKS1 isoform X3 — protein sequence MAEAVWNTDTGEAVYRSRDPVRNLRLRVHLQRITSRNFFHNQPAAQRGKDLIDLATFRPHPTSSGHRPDEDEEEEVLIGWQEKLFSQFEVDLYQNEAACQSPLDHQYHQDILKLEESGRRKNRRIFTYTDSDRYTNLEEHCQKMTTATKELPSFLVERMANVRRRRQDRRGTEGGILKSRIVTWEPSEEFIRNNHVINTPLQTMYIMADLGPYGKLGYKNYEHVLCTLKVDSNGVITVKPDFTGLKGPYRIESEGEKQELWRYTIDNVSSLAQPEEEAREQRVFKDLYGRHKEYLSSLVGTDFEMTVPGYLRLFVNGEVVSAQGYEYDNIYVHFFLELPTTKWSGPASQQLSGVTQTCATRSLGTDKVAYFSYPFTFEASFLHEDESAEALPEWPVLYCEVLSLDYWQRYRVEGYGAVVLPATPGSHTLTVPTWRPREPGTVAELRRFFIGGSLELEDLSYVRIPGTFKGERLSRLGLRTETTGSVTFRLHCLQQSRAFMESSSLRKRMRSVLDRLDGFSQQSSIHNVLEAFHRARRRMQEARESLPEDLVSPLGAMVS from the exons ATGGCGGAGGCCGTCTGGAACACTGACACCGGGGAGGCTGTGTATCGTTCCCGAGACCCCGTGCGCAACTTGCGCCTCCG AGTCCACCTGCAACGAATTACATCAAGGAACTTCTTCCATAACCAGCCTGCTGCCCAGCGCGGGAAGGACCTCATAGACTTGGCCACATTCAGGCCTCACCCAACCTCTA GTGGACACCGCCCAGATgaagatgaagaggaggaggtCTTGATTGGGTGGCAGGAGAAGCTCTtcagccag TTTGAAGTAGATCTGTACCAGAATGAAGCCGCCTGTCAGAGCCCATTGGATCATCAGTACCATCAAGACATCCTGAAGCTGGAGGAGTCGGGTAGAAGGAAGAACCGACGGATCTTTACCTACACCGACTCGGACAGATACACCAATTTGGAGGAG CACTGTCAGAAAATGACCACTGCGACCAAGGAGCTGCCATCGTTCTTGGTCGAGCGAATGGCGAATGTCAGGCGGCGACGGCAGGACAGGCGGGGGAC GGAGGGTGGCATCCTCAAGTCACGAATTGTCACCTGGGAACCGTCAGAAGAGTTCATCAGGAACAACCATGTCATCAACACCCCTCTTCAGACGATGTACATCATGGCAGACCTGGGGCCCTATGGGAA GCTTGGCTATAAGAATTATGAACATGTCCTCTGTACCCTGAAGGTGGACAGCAATGGTGTGATCACAGTGAAGCCGGATTTCACTGGCCTCAAAGGACCCTACCg AATCGAGAgcgagggggagaagcaggagctGTGGAGGTACACCATCGACAACGTGTCCTCCCTTGCGCAGCCGGAGGAGGAGGCGCGGGAACAGCGCGTGTTCAAGGAC CTCTATGGCCGGCACAAGGAGTACCTCAGCAGTCTTGTGGGCACCGACTTTGAGATG aCTGTCCCGGGTTACCTCCGGCTCTTTGTAAACGGAGAGGTAG TTTCAGCCCAAGGCTATGAGTATGACAATATCTACGTCCACTTCTTTTTGGAGTTACCAACTACTA AGTGGTCGGGCCCAGCGTCGCAGCAGCTGTCGGGAGTGACACAGACCTGTGCCACCCGGTCCCTGGGAACG GACAAAGTGGCCTACTTCTCCTATCCATTCACGTTTGAGGCCTCCTTCCTCCACGAGGATGAGTCAGCTG AGGCTCTCCCGGAGTGGCCTGTGCTCTACTGTGAGGTCCTGTCCCTGGACTACTGGCAGCGGTACCGCGTGGAAGGCTACGGGGCTGTGGTGCTGCCTGCCACCCCAG GCTCACACACCCTGACGGTGCCCACCTGGAGACCCAGGGAGCCTGGCACGGTGGCTGAGCTGAGGCGGTTTTTCATCGGAGGGTCTCTGGAGCTGGAGGACCTCTCGTACGTGCGCATTCCGGGAACCTTCAAG GGGGAGCGCCTGAGCCGCCTCGGGCTCCGCACGGAGACCACGGGGAGCGTCACCTTCCGCTTGCACTGTCTGCAGCAGTCCCG GGCCTTCATGGAGTCGAGTTCTCTCCGGAAGAGGATGCGGAGTGTGTTGGACCGTCTGGACGGATTTAGCCAGCAGAGTTCCATTCACAACGTGCTGG AGGCCTTCCATCGCGCCCGGCGCCGCATGCAGGAGGCCCGGGAAAGCCTTCCCGAGGACCTGGTGAGCCCCTTGGGAGCCATGGTCTCCTAG